The Bacillota bacterium genome contains a region encoding:
- a CDS encoding ZIP family metal transporter: MWGLSNETIATIGIAFIFIMTTLGAAMVFFFRKALSPNFKKIFLGFAAGVMIAASFWSLLSPAIAEAENQGLIGWIPAAIGFIGGGLFLLLVDNLLPHLHIGEDKPEGLKSSLKRTTMLVFAVTLHNIPEGLAVGLAFGLALKTGSTYAIAAAFGLALGIGIQNFPEGAAISLPLKQEKLSTGKSFLYGMMSGAVEPVFAVIGLILATQLSFIMPWFLAFAAGAMIYVVVEELIPESQLGEHSNVGTMAVMIGFVLMMILDVALG; the protein is encoded by the coding sequence ATGTGGGGTTTAAGCAATGAAACTATCGCAACGATAGGAATCGCTTTTATTTTCATAATGACTACATTAGGAGCTGCAATGGTATTTTTCTTTCGAAAAGCCTTAAGTCCTAATTTCAAAAAAATCTTTTTAGGGTTTGCTGCAGGGGTTATGATTGCAGCATCTTTTTGGTCGCTGTTAAGTCCTGCAATTGCAGAAGCAGAAAATCAAGGATTAATTGGTTGGATTCCAGCTGCAATTGGTTTTATTGGTGGTGGATTATTCTTGTTATTAGTGGATAATTTGTTACCTCATCTACATATTGGAGAAGACAAACCAGAAGGACTAAAATCTTCACTTAAAAGAACGACTATGTTGGTTTTTGCTGTTACGCTTCATAATATTCCAGAAGGGTTAGCTGTAGGACTAGCATTTGGATTAGCTTTAAAAACAGGATCAACTTATGCAATTGCAGCTGCATTTGGATTAGCACTTGGAATTGGAATTCAAAACTTTCCAGAGGGAGCGGCTATTTCCCTTCCTTTAAAACAAGAAAAATTGTCTACAGGGAAATCGTTTTTATATGGAATGATGAGCGGAGCGGTAGAACCAGTCTTTGCAGTAATTGGTTTAATTCTTGCAACGCAGTTGTCTTTTATAATGCCTTGGTTTTTAGCTTTTGCTGCAGGAGCGATGATTTATGTAGTTGTTGAGGAATTAATACCCGAGTCACAGCTTGGAGAACATTCGAATGTAGGAACGATGGCTGTTATGATTGGTTTTGTGTTAATGATGATTTTAGATGTGGCTTTAGGATAA
- a CDS encoding RluA family pseudouridine synthase produces MNSLKIIYEDNHLIVSIKPAGVLSQAGEKKIPDMLTLIKSYLKDKYLKPGNVYLGLVHRLDLNVGGLMVFAKTSKSASRLSEAIRDHVFEKQYMAIVQGVIPVGQKDTLTDYLNKNEELRKSEISEESSGKKAILEYEILANSNLYGGISLAKVRLLTGRFHQIRSQFSNFGHPLLGDQKYGKKTSILSNELGLWAYYLEFLHPTSKETMTFTEYPNTNIFSMFSTIFETFKKKDCEEYK; encoded by the coding sequence GTGAACTCTTTAAAAATTATATATGAAGACAATCATCTAATTGTCTCCATCAAACCAGCTGGTGTGTTATCACAAGCAGGAGAAAAAAAAATACCAGATATGTTAACTTTGATTAAATCGTATTTAAAAGATAAGTACCTCAAGCCAGGGAATGTATATTTAGGGCTTGTCCATCGCTTGGACTTGAATGTTGGCGGCTTAATGGTGTTTGCTAAGACATCCAAAAGTGCATCGAGACTATCTGAAGCGATTCGTGATCATGTCTTTGAGAAGCAATATATGGCTATCGTTCAAGGGGTTATACCCGTTGGACAAAAAGACACACTTACAGATTATTTAAATAAAAACGAAGAATTAAGAAAAAGTGAAATTAGTGAAGAATCCTCTGGGAAAAAAGCCATTCTTGAATATGAGATACTGGCAAATTCTAATCTATATGGAGGAATTTCGTTAGCGAAAGTTAGACTTCTAACAGGTCGTTTTCATCAAATAAGATCTCAATTTTCGAATTTTGGTCATCCATTATTAGGAGATCAAAAATATGGAAAAAAAACATCTATTTTGTCTAATGAACTAGGACTTTGGGCTTATTATCTTGAGTTTTTGCATCCAACCTCAAAAGAAACTATGACTTTTACTGAATATCCAAATACAAATATCTTTTCTATGTTTTCAACAATATTTGAAACATTTAAAAAGAAAGATTGCGAGGAATATAAATGA
- the galE gene encoding UDP-glucose 4-epimerase GalE, with amino-acid sequence MNLLVLGGAGYIGSHFVKEALNQQHQVIVLDNLQTGHLDAVSKKAKFIQGDIRDKQIMDTLFKTNRIDACIHFAANSLVEVSMKSPNEYFDNNVYGTIVLLEMMAKYNVKKLVFSSSAAVYGLHKEMPITETFLTLPTNPYGESKLMMEKMISWADTAYGIKYVSLRYFNVAGASADASIGEDHRPETHLIPIVLQVPLKKREVITIFGNDYDTLDGTCIRDYIHIDDLVLAHLKALDYLEATTTSNVFNLGSNQGYSNLEIVNQTRIITNHDIPVKIGERRPGDPDKLIASNQKAFTVLDWKPQKNLNDIISSAWKFHRLHPNGYKE; translated from the coding sequence ATGAACCTATTAGTATTAGGTGGAGCAGGTTATATCGGAAGTCATTTTGTCAAGGAAGCATTAAATCAACAACATCAAGTAATCGTCCTTGATAATCTTCAAACTGGCCATTTAGATGCCGTCTCAAAAAAGGCGAAATTCATACAAGGTGATATTCGCGACAAACAAATTATGGATACTCTTTTTAAAACCAATCGAATTGATGCTTGTATACATTTTGCGGCTAATTCTCTTGTTGAAGTCTCAATGAAATCTCCAAACGAATATTTTGATAATAATGTGTATGGGACAATTGTTTTACTCGAAATGATGGCGAAATACAATGTCAAAAAACTCGTGTTTTCTTCATCAGCTGCAGTGTATGGACTTCATAAAGAAATGCCCATTACTGAAACGTTTTTAACTCTTCCTACGAATCCTTATGGAGAGTCAAAACTAATGATGGAAAAAATGATTTCTTGGGCCGATACGGCATATGGAATTAAATACGTCAGTCTACGTTACTTTAATGTTGCAGGAGCTTCAGCGGATGCATCCATAGGAGAAGACCATCGTCCTGAAACTCATTTAATACCAATTGTATTACAAGTACCTTTGAAGAAAAGAGAAGTCATAACAATATTTGGAAACGATTACGATACGTTAGATGGAACTTGTATTCGTGATTATATTCATATTGATGATTTAGTTTTAGCCCATCTTAAAGCACTAGATTATCTTGAAGCTACTACGACATCTAATGTATTTAATTTAGGATCAAATCAAGGATATTCTAATCTTGAAATCGTGAATCAAACCAGAATAATAACAAACCACGATATTCCAGTAAAAATTGGTGAAAGACGACCAGGAGACCCAGATAAATTAATAGCTTCTAATCAAAAAGCTTTCACTGTTTTGGATTGGAAACCGCAAAAAAACTTAAATGATATAATTTCTTCTGCTTGGAAGTTTCATCGATTACATCCAAATGGATATAAGGAGTGA
- a CDS encoding UDP-glucose--hexose-1-phosphate uridylyltransferase, translating into MINTNLNRLLKYALDEHLIEASDYDYSVNQLLYLLKLESFKKEEILEDFDFFEVLQEVLIFASEKKIINLEIEEDHFEAKLMDCFLPRPSELNAKFNQLYKTGPMTATNYFYHLSKASNYIKTQRIDKNLRFVYQGKYAPLDITINLSKPEKDPKLIELKKQDKNNTYPICALCMENVGYYGNENKAERSNHRVIDLTINHETSQWGFQYSPYSYFNEHAIILRKEHTPMKVDSNTFKELVDFINKFPHYLMGSNAGLPIVGGSILNHYHFQGGRYEFPIEKARILKSYKKRKVEIEVLDWPLSVLRVVGSNEDYVLDMVNQIFEAWKEYSNEAIGIFAKTTESHNTITPIVKLDGSKYNFYIVLRNNLTTMKRPYGLFHPREEYFHIKKENIGLIEVMGLAVLPGRLKKELDLIKLCLLENRNPQEYKELEKHISWIEEMKLKQESFEDINLFLENQVGSIFEKVLEDCGVFKEQNQEEFYHFVENSIY; encoded by the coding sequence ATGATAAACACAAATCTAAATAGATTACTAAAATACGCTTTAGATGAACATTTGATTGAAGCGAGTGATTATGATTATTCAGTAAATCAACTTTTGTATTTATTGAAATTGGAGTCATTTAAAAAGGAAGAAATACTTGAAGACTTTGATTTTTTTGAAGTCTTACAAGAAGTATTGATTTTTGCATCAGAAAAAAAAATAATCAATCTTGAAATAGAAGAAGATCATTTTGAAGCAAAACTAATGGATTGTTTTTTACCTAGGCCTTCCGAATTAAATGCTAAATTTAATCAATTGTATAAAACGGGCCCAATGACTGCTACGAATTATTTCTATCATCTATCTAAAGCTTCAAATTATATTAAAACACAAAGAATTGATAAGAACCTTCGTTTTGTCTATCAAGGGAAATATGCACCACTAGATATAACAATTAATCTATCAAAACCAGAAAAAGATCCCAAATTAATTGAGTTAAAAAAACAAGATAAAAATAATACGTATCCAATTTGTGCTCTTTGTATGGAAAATGTAGGCTATTATGGGAATGAAAACAAAGCAGAAAGAAGTAATCACCGTGTAATTGATTTGACAATCAATCACGAAACTTCTCAATGGGGATTCCAATATTCTCCTTACTCCTATTTTAACGAACACGCTATTATTTTAAGAAAAGAACATACCCCTATGAAGGTTGACTCAAACACCTTTAAAGAATTAGTGGATTTTATCAATAAATTCCCTCATTATTTAATGGGTTCAAATGCTGGATTACCCATTGTTGGCGGGTCGATTCTGAATCATTATCATTTTCAAGGTGGAAGATATGAATTTCCAATTGAAAAAGCTCGAATATTAAAAAGCTATAAAAAAAGAAAAGTTGAAATTGAAGTATTAGATTGGCCTTTATCAGTTTTAAGAGTTGTTGGAAGTAATGAAGATTACGTTTTAGATATGGTGAATCAAATTTTTGAAGCTTGGAAGGAATATAGTAATGAAGCTATTGGAATTTTTGCCAAGACAACAGAATCGCATAATACGATTACCCCGATAGTAAAACTAGATGGATCAAAATACAATTTTTATATTGTATTAAGAAATAATCTAACCACAATGAAAAGACCATATGGACTTTTCCACCCAAGAGAAGAATATTTTCATATTAAAAAGGAAAACATTGGTTTAATTGAAGTGATGGGATTAGCAGTTCTTCCTGGAAGGTTAAAAAAGGAATTAGATCTCATAAAGCTTTGTTTACTTGAAAATCGAAATCCTCAAGAGTATAAAGAACTTGAAAAACACATTTCATGGATTGAAGAAATGAAATTAAAACAAGAAAGTTTTGAAGATATCAATCTATTTTTAGAAAATCAAGTTGGAAGTATTTTTGAAAAAGTATTAGAAGATTGTGGTGTATTTAAAGAACAAAATCAAGAGGAGTTTTATCATTTTGTAGAAAATTCAATTTATTAA
- the proS gene encoding proline--tRNA ligase, whose amino-acid sequence MGQQKDKLVKEITSRDEDFAQWYTDVCKKAELMDYTDAKGFIIYRPYGYALWENIQKFLDIEFKKTGHENVYMPLVIPESLFLKEAEHVKGFAPETAIVTIGGNEILPERLIIRPTSEVLFCDHYSKIVSSYRDLPKKYNQWCSVVRWEKTTRPFLRGSEFLWQEGHTIHATEEEARAETLGILDIYKSLGSELLAIPFVTGKKTNKEKFAGAEETYTIEALMHDGKALQSGTTHFFGTGFAKAFNINFQDKDSILKPVNQTSWGVSTRLIGAIIMVHGDDSGLVLPPRVAPIQVIIIPIQSQKEGVLEAAKSIFDSLSEKGVRVKIDDSDKSPGWKFSESEMKGIPIRIEVGPRDLAKGECIIAKRYNGEKITIKLIDLSIQIPLLLQEIHEKMYQKALDNVFLNTRPAYTYQEFKQILESKQGYIKMMWCGNQSCEDLIKEETSATARCIPFHQEHLTDNCPVCGRKAEKLVYFAKAY is encoded by the coding sequence ATGGGACAACAAAAAGATAAGTTAGTTAAAGAAATTACGAGTAGAGATGAAGATTTTGCACAATGGTATACTGATGTCTGTAAAAAAGCAGAATTAATGGATTATACAGATGCAAAAGGATTTATTATCTACCGACCATACGGATACGCATTATGGGAAAATATTCAAAAATTTCTTGATATAGAATTCAAAAAAACAGGACATGAAAATGTGTATATGCCTTTGGTCATTCCGGAATCTCTATTTCTAAAAGAAGCAGAACATGTAAAAGGATTTGCTCCCGAAACCGCAATTGTGACGATTGGTGGCAATGAAATTTTACCAGAAAGGCTTATTATTCGACCTACTTCTGAAGTTTTATTTTGTGATCACTATTCAAAAATCGTTTCATCCTATCGAGACTTGCCAAAAAAATACAATCAATGGTGTAGTGTTGTTAGATGGGAAAAAACAACCAGACCTTTTTTGAGAGGATCAGAATTTTTATGGCAAGAGGGGCATACCATCCATGCCACTGAAGAAGAAGCAAGAGCAGAAACACTCGGGATTTTAGATATTTACAAATCACTTGGAAGTGAACTATTAGCTATTCCTTTTGTGACAGGCAAAAAAACGAATAAAGAAAAGTTTGCTGGTGCAGAAGAAACATACACTATTGAAGCGTTGATGCATGACGGAAAAGCATTGCAAAGTGGAACAACACATTTCTTTGGAACGGGTTTTGCTAAGGCATTTAATATTAATTTCCAAGATAAAGATAGTATTTTGAAACCCGTTAATCAAACATCTTGGGGTGTTTCAACTAGACTAATTGGTGCAATCATTATGGTTCATGGTGATGACTCAGGGCTTGTATTACCTCCTCGAGTTGCACCGATTCAAGTTATCATCATACCTATTCAATCACAAAAAGAAGGGGTGCTTGAAGCAGCAAAAAGCATATTTGATTCACTCTCAGAAAAAGGAGTTCGTGTTAAAATCGATGATTCAGATAAATCTCCTGGATGGAAGTTTTCCGAATCCGAGATGAAAGGAATTCCTATAAGAATTGAAGTTGGACCTCGTGATCTTGCGAAAGGCGAATGCATTATAGCGAAACGATATAATGGAGAAAAAATCACAATTAAATTAATTGACTTATCCATTCAAATTCCTTTATTATTACAAGAAATTCATGAAAAAATGTATCAAAAAGCGCTTGATAACGTTTTTTTAAATACAAGACCAGCCTATACTTATCAAGAATTTAAACAAATTTTGGAATCAAAACAAGGATATATAAAAATGATGTGGTGTGGAAATCAATCTTGCGAGGATTTAATCAAAGAAGAAACCTCAGCCACAGCGAGATGCATTCCTTTTCACCAAGAGCATTTGACTGATAACTGCCCTGTTTGTGGAAGAAAAGCAGAGAAATTAGTTTATTTTGCAAAAGCATATTAA
- a CDS encoding FumA C-terminus/TtdB family hydratase beta subunit — translation MMIKIKTPIDEKTRLQLRAGDEILLTGIIYTGRDAAHQLLVQTIQENKPTPFAFENQIIYYVGPTPPKPGMVIGSCGPTSSYRMDPFSTVLMEHGLKMMIGKGNRSDDFKQNLKLNKAIYFITTGGIGAKLSKTVKSSKLLAYPLLQSEAIYELLVEDFPVIVAYDSFGGDIFIQKDV, via the coding sequence ATGATGATAAAAATTAAAACCCCTATTGATGAAAAAACTAGGTTACAACTTAGAGCTGGAGATGAAATACTTCTTACAGGCATCATTTACACAGGTAGAGACGCTGCACATCAATTATTAGTACAAACTATTCAAGAAAACAAACCAACTCCTTTTGCTTTTGAAAATCAAATCATTTATTATGTTGGTCCTACTCCTCCAAAACCTGGAATGGTTATTGGATCTTGCGGACCAACATCAAGTTACCGAATGGATCCATTTAGTACAGTCTTAATGGAACATGGTTTAAAAATGATGATTGGAAAAGGAAACAGAAGCGATGACTTTAAGCAAAATCTTAAACTAAATAAAGCCATTTATTTTATTACAACTGGAGGCATTGGTGCTAAATTATCAAAAACCGTTAAATCTTCTAAATTACTAGCATATCCCTTACTTCAAAGTGAAGCTATTTATGAACTTTTGGTAGAAGACTTTCCAGTTATTGTCGCATATGATAGTTTTGGTGGAGACATATTCATTCAAAAAGACGTGTAA
- a CDS encoding fumarate hydratase, with protein MKKIPKELLIQSVKEMIMTSAISLDQCLIDRLKISFENETFKLAKSTLSQILENQEIAKNEHIPLCQDTGIAVVFLEIGNEIEINYNLEDAINEGVRQGYLEGYLRKSVVNHPLIRQNTLDNTPAIIHQKLVKGDTLKIEIAPKGAGSENMSRLVMLTPASGIQGVKNFILETVKLAGGKSCPPIILGIGIGGNFEKAALMAKEALFRDLDDHAHLPIDQQLETELLDEVNQLNIGPMGLGGNTTCLAVKVNSFPCHIASLPVAVNIQCHSARKKKMILRGE; from the coding sequence ATGAAAAAAATACCAAAAGAATTGCTAATTCAATCTGTAAAAGAAATGATAATGACTTCCGCAATTTCTTTAGATCAATGTTTGATTGATAGATTAAAAATCAGTTTTGAAAACGAAACTTTCAAACTTGCTAAATCAACTTTATCTCAAATTCTTGAAAATCAAGAAATCGCCAAAAATGAGCATATTCCTTTATGTCAAGATACAGGAATCGCTGTTGTTTTTCTTGAAATCGGAAATGAAATCGAAATAAATTACAATCTTGAAGATGCTATAAACGAAGGCGTTCGCCAAGGGTATTTAGAAGGATATTTGAGAAAATCAGTTGTCAATCATCCTTTGATACGACAAAACACTTTAGATAATACTCCTGCTATTATTCACCAAAAGTTGGTGAAAGGCGACACATTAAAAATTGAAATCGCACCCAAAGGTGCGGGCAGTGAAAATATGAGTCGTTTAGTAATGTTGACTCCTGCTTCTGGAATTCAAGGCGTAAAGAACTTTATTTTAGAAACCGTAAAATTGGCTGGAGGAAAATCTTGTCCTCCCATTATATTAGGAATTGGTATAGGTGGCAATTTTGAAAAAGCTGCATTAATGGCAAAAGAAGCTTTATTTAGAGATTTAGACGATCATGCACATCTACCAATAGATCAACAGCTAGAAACTGAGCTCTTAGATGAAGTGAATCAACTAAATATTGGTCCAATGGGACTTGGAGGAAATACAACTTGTTTGGCTGTTAAGGTGAATTCTTTTCCTTGCCATATTGCCTCTTTGCCCGTTGCTGTAAATATTCAGTGCCATTCTGCAAGAAAGAAAAAAATGATTTTGAGAGGTGAATGA
- a CDS encoding DegV family protein, with amino-acid sequence MKKIKLISDSTCDLSSDLIKKLDIDIVPLYVNFVEESYFDGVNLTTAKMYELVKKKGLLPKTAAASPGAFYEIFERYLKEEYQIIYLGIGSKFSATFLSAHSAKKMLESDDIFLVDSENLSSGSGLLLLKADKFRQEGNDAQTIVNKLLEIVPKVRSQFVIDTLDYLYKGGRLNALSAFMGTMLKIKPIIKVRDGVMVVGKKARGNINQGINLLIKEVMDLKEEIDSDFLMVTHSMAHKSYEYIYNEIHDKLPIKHIYETDAGCVISSHCGEGTIGILYILK; translated from the coding sequence TTGAAGAAAATAAAATTAATTTCTGATAGTACTTGTGATTTGTCTTCTGATTTAATAAAAAAACTTGATATTGATATTGTTCCACTTTATGTGAATTTTGTAGAAGAGTCATATTTTGATGGAGTGAACTTAACAACGGCTAAAATGTACGAACTTGTGAAAAAAAAGGGTTTGTTGCCTAAAACCGCGGCAGCATCACCTGGTGCATTTTATGAAATTTTTGAAAGGTATCTAAAAGAAGAGTACCAAATAATATATTTAGGTATTGGTTCAAAATTCTCTGCTACTTTTTTAAGTGCTCATTCCGCAAAAAAAATGTTGGAATCAGATGACATTTTTTTAGTGGATTCAGAGAATTTATCTTCAGGCTCTGGTTTGTTATTGCTAAAAGCTGACAAATTCAGACAAGAAGGAAATGACGCTCAAACCATAGTAAATAAACTTCTAGAGATTGTTCCAAAAGTAAGAAGCCAATTTGTTATTGATACTTTAGATTATTTATATAAGGGCGGCAGATTAAATGCTCTCTCTGCGTTTATGGGAACCATGTTAAAAATTAAACCAATTATTAAAGTAAGAGATGGCGTAATGGTTGTTGGAAAAAAGGCTAGAGGAAATATCAATCAAGGTATTAATTTGTTAATTAAAGAAGTCATGGATTTAAAAGAGGAAATTGATTCAGATTTTCTAATGGTGACTCATTCAATGGCACATAAATCTTATGAATACATATATAATGAAATCCACGATAAATTGCCCATTAAGCACATATATGAAACAGATGCTGGGTGTGTTATTTCTAGTCATTGTGGAGAAGGAACTATTGGAATTTTGTATATTTTAAAATAG
- a CDS encoding ABC transporter ATP-binding protein/permease yields the protein MKKMFKFLKPYWFQVFIIFILVSITSMGTLLLPDYMRIIIGQGITAEYQSLDPISGEYIVVEECDVLENPDTCKIIQKSDFGIIAKYGVIMIGVTLVSSVAAIILMYVSSNVASNTGKDIRRDLYKKINQFSMAEAEQFGTSSLITRSTNDVVQIQNFLIMGLRMFLRIPIFFIGGIIMSVRISKELTGVLILGVPALIILIVVTFILVLPLFKALQKKVDKLTLVTRESINGVRVIRSFGQGEKEVKRFQNANADLTSTTLKSGKIMSMLNPAVNLIFNFVILGILYLAFTFVSTGTFGDYQSLANVSAVIQYSTQIMFSLLMLTMTFIMYPRAEVSGKRILEVLEKEIVIKDEGNPIYDDLDITGKIQFNDVCFKYADAEKNVLDHISFEANPGETIAIIGSTGSGKSTIINLLPRFFDVTCGSVTIDDINVSDFTLHKLRSIIGFVPQTATLFSGTIKENIGYGKEDATFEDIQYAANIGQASEFIEEMDLKYDSVVEQGGVNFSGGQKQRISISRALIRKPKIYIFDDSFSALDFKTDAALRKALKKETTDATVIIIAQRIGTIMDADKILVIQEGTIVGMGNHRELLKTCEVYKEIALSQLSEEELA from the coding sequence ATGAAAAAAATGTTTAAATTTTTAAAACCATATTGGTTCCAAGTTTTTATTATCTTTATTTTAGTTTCTATTACTTCTATGGGAACTCTTCTTTTGCCAGATTATATGCGTATAATCATTGGTCAAGGAATCACAGCTGAATATCAAAGTTTAGATCCAATATCAGGGGAATATATCGTTGTAGAAGAATGCGATGTTTTAGAAAACCCCGATACCTGTAAAATTATCCAAAAAAGTGATTTTGGTATTATCGCAAAATATGGAGTAATCATGATTGGCGTTACGCTTGTATCATCGGTTGCGGCCATTATTTTAATGTATGTTTCGAGTAATGTTGCAAGTAACACCGGAAAAGATATTAGACGAGATCTATACAAGAAAATTAATCAATTTTCGATGGCAGAAGCAGAACAATTTGGCACATCCTCTTTGATTACAAGATCAACAAACGATGTAGTTCAAATTCAAAACTTTTTAATCATGGGGTTAAGAATGTTTTTACGAATTCCAATCTTCTTTATTGGTGGAATTATTATGAGCGTTCGGATTAGCAAAGAATTAACTGGAGTTCTTATTTTGGGTGTTCCAGCATTAATTATATTGATTGTTGTAACGTTTATTTTAGTTTTACCTTTATTTAAAGCTTTACAAAAGAAAGTTGATAAGCTCACTCTTGTCACAAGAGAAAGCATCAACGGAGTCAGAGTTATTCGTTCTTTTGGTCAAGGAGAAAAAGAAGTTAAACGTTTTCAAAATGCAAATGCTGATTTAACATCCACAACATTAAAATCAGGAAAAATCATGTCTATGTTAAATCCTGCTGTCAACTTAATTTTTAATTTTGTAATCTTAGGCATCTTATATCTTGCATTTACTTTTGTATCAACTGGTACATTTGGAGATTATCAAAGTTTGGCTAATGTGTCAGCTGTCATTCAATATTCTACCCAAATCATGTTTAGCTTATTAATGCTTACCATGACCTTTATTATGTACCCTAGAGCTGAAGTGTCAGGAAAAAGAATACTTGAAGTTTTAGAAAAAGAAATTGTCATAAAAGATGAAGGCAACCCTATTTACGACGATTTAGATATCACTGGAAAAATTCAATTTAACGATGTTTGTTTCAAATACGCAGACGCCGAAAAGAATGTGTTAGATCATATTTCATTTGAAGCAAATCCAGGAGAGACCATTGCAATCATCGGATCAACTGGGTCTGGCAAATCGACCATTATCAATTTATTGCCTCGCTTTTTCGATGTTACGTGTGGAAGTGTCACGATTGATGACATAAATGTATCTGATTTTACGTTGCATAAATTAAGATCAATCATAGGCTTTGTTCCACAAACTGCTACCTTATTTTCAGGAACCATTAAGGAAAATATTGGATATGGGAAAGAAGATGCGACCTTTGAAGACATTCAATATGCCGCAAACATTGGACAAGCTTCTGAGTTTATAGAAGAAATGGATTTAAAATATGATTCTGTAGTAGAACAAGGCGGAGTTAATTTCTCTGGAGGACAAAAACAAAGAATATCGATTTCAAGGGCTCTAATTAGAAAACCTAAAATCTATATTTTTGATGATAGCTTTTCAGCTTTAGATTTTAAAACAGATGCAGCTCTTCGTAAGGCATTAAAAAAAGAAACCACAGACGCAACCGTCATCATTATTGCTCAACGAATCGGAACGATTATGGATGCAGATAAAATACTAGTAATTCAAGAAGGAACCATTGTTGGAATGGGAAATCATCGTGAATTGTTAAAAACTTGTGAAGTATATAAAGAAATTGCTCTTTCTCAACTTTCAGAGGAGGAACTAGCATGA